In Calonectris borealis chromosome Z, bCalBor7.hap1.2, whole genome shotgun sequence, a single genomic region encodes these proteins:
- the CDC37L1 gene encoding hsp90 co-chaperone Cdc37-like 1 → MALWLPRSRDGGPPSEEDEERGQAPASRQRLPEVQTYSQGIELACQKEREFVKHSVECTWNLAEAQQKLGSLALHNSESCDQESAQAKTEAAELRWREEEWRRKEEALNQRERQNLWNTDPVSKEVFNKSFINQKRKEIEDEDVSEPLMQKHEQKIRHFGMLSRWDDSQRFLSDHPYLVCEETSRYLMLWCFHLEAEQKRALMEQVAHQAVVMQFIIEIARSCNVDPRGCFRLFFQKAKTGEGYFEAFKNELEAFKTRVRIWSQSHGFQTMLLDDLSVNPGLVGELASFSQNTGDLQGSINTDVCSLNSVIQKDEEESKMMDTV, encoded by the exons ATGGCACTGTGGCTCCCGCGCTCACGGGACGGCGGCCCTCCGTCCGAGGAGGACGAGGAGCGGGGGCAGGCTCCCGCCTCCCGTCAGCGCCTGCCGGAAGTGCAG ACGTACAGCCAAGGGATCGAATTAGCCtgccaaaaagaaagagagtTTGTGAAGCACTCTGTAGAATGCACGTGGAACCTAGCAGAAGCCCAGCAAAAACTTGGTAGCTTAGCACTGCATAATTCAGAATCCTGCGATCAGGAATCTGCTCAAGCAAAAACTGAAGCTGCAGAGTTgagatggagagaggaagagtggagaagaaaagaagaagcaCTAAACCAGAGGGAAAGACAGAATCTATGGAACACAGATCCTGTTAGTAAGGAGGTATTTAATAAG agttttattaatcaaaaaagaaaagaaatagaagatgaaGATGTGTCCGAACCACTTATGcaaaaacatgaacaaaagatTAGACACTTTG GTATGCTGAGCAGATGGGATGATAGTCAGAGATTTTTGTCTGATCACCCATATCTTGTATGTGAAGAAACATCTCGATATCTCATGTTGTGGTGTTTTCATCTAGAAGCTGAACAG aaacGGGCTCTGATGGAGCAAGTAGCACACCAAGCAGTTGTAATGCAGTTTATTATAGAAATTGCCAGAAGCTGCAATGTGGATCCAAGAGGCTGTTTTcgtctttttttccaaaaagccaAA ACAGGAGAAGGCTAttttgaggcttttaaaaatgaactagAGGCATTCAAGACAAGAGTGAGGATCTGGTCACAATCACATGGCTTTCAAACTATGTTACTAGATGATCTCAGTGTCAATCCTGGTCTTGTAGGAGAGCTGGCATCTTTTTCACAG AACACAGGTGATCTGCAAGGTTCCATAAACACAGATGTCTGCAGTTTAAACTCTGTGAtacaaaaagatgaagaagaatcCAAAATGATGGACACAGTATAG